From the Helicobacter pylori genome, one window contains:
- the galE gene encoding UDP-glucose 4-epimerase GalE — protein sequence MALLFTGACGYIGSHTARAFLEKTKENIIIIDDLSTGFLEHIKALERYYPNRVAFIQANLNETHKLDAFLNKQQLKDPIEAVLHFGAKISVEESMRLPLEYYTNNTLNTLELVKLCLKHAIKRFIFSSTAVVYGESGSSLNEESPLNPINPYGASKMMSERILLDASKVADFNCVILRYFNVAGACMHNDYTTPYTLGQRTLNATHLIKIACECAVGKRKKMGIFGTNYPTRDGTCIRDYIHVDDLANAHLASYHTLLEKNKSEIYNVGYNQGHSVKEVIEKVKEISNKDFLVEILDKRQGDPASLIANNSKILQNTPFKPLYNNLDTIIKSALDWEEHLLRFQ from the coding sequence TTATTCACAGGGGCGTGCGGGTATATAGGCTCACATACCGCAAGGGCGTTTTTAGAAAAAACCAAAGAAAACATCATTATTATAGATGACTTAAGCACCGGTTTTTTAGAGCATATCAAAGCGTTAGAGCGTTACTACCCTAATAGGGTTGCGTTTATTCAAGCGAATTTGAATGAAACCCACAAATTAGACGCCTTTTTGAATAAGCAACAGCTAAAAGATCCTATTGAAGCTGTCTTGCATTTTGGGGCTAAAATCTCAGTAGAAGAATCCATGCGCTTGCCTTTAGAATACTACACTAACAACACGCTTAACACTTTAGAGCTTGTCAAACTTTGCTTAAAACATGCAATCAAGCGTTTTATTTTTTCTTCCACGGCCGTGGTTTATGGCGAGTCTGGTTCAAGCTTGAATGAAGAAAGCCCCTTAAACCCCATTAATCCTTATGGAGCGTCTAAAATGATGAGCGAAAGGATTTTGTTAGACGCTTCTAAAGTAGCGGATTTCAATTGCGTTATTTTGCGCTATTTCAATGTGGCTGGGGCATGCATGCACAATGATTATACCACCCCCTACACTTTAGGACAGCGCACGCTCAACGCCACGCATTTGATCAAAATCGCATGCGAATGCGCGGTGGGTAAAAGGAAAAAAATGGGGATTTTTGGCACTAATTACCCCACGAGAGACGGCACTTGCATTAGGGATTATATCCATGTAGATGATTTGGCTAACGCGCATTTAGCGAGCTATCACACTCTTTTAGAAAAAAATAAGAGCGAGATCTATAATGTCGGCTACAATCAAGGCCATAGCGTGAAAGAAGTGATAGAAAAGGTTAAAGAAATCTCAAATAAGGATTTTTTAGTGGAAATTTTAGACAAACGACAGGGCGATCCAGCAAGCCTTATTGCCAATAATTCTAAAATCCTACAAAACACCCCTTTCAAACCCCTTTATAACAACCTAGATACGATTATCAAAAGCGCTCTAGATTGGGAAGAACACCTTTTAAGATTTCAATAA
- the truA gene encoding tRNA pseudouridine(38-40) synthase TruA: protein MRCFKATIAYDGAYFLGYAKQPNKLGVQDKIESALNVLGIKSVVVAAGRTDKGVHANNQVLSFHAPKHWNAAKLFHYLAPKLAPHIVLKKLEEKNFHARFDAQKRAYRYLLTKNLKTPFLAPYIACGDYGSLDSLNTALKQFIGKHDFSMFKKEGGAATNPNRIIFNALAYKTFIMGHECVVFKIIGDAFLRSSVRLIIQACVQYSLEKIALAEIQAQIHNIKATIRTPIMANGLYLHRVYY, encoded by the coding sequence ATGCGTTGTTTTAAGGCTACTATCGCTTATGATGGGGCGTATTTTCTAGGCTATGCCAAACAGCCTAACAAACTCGGCGTTCAGGATAAAATAGAGAGCGCTTTAAACGTGCTAGGGATTAAAAGCGTTGTGGTTGCGGCTGGGCGCACGGATAAAGGCGTGCATGCAAACAATCAAGTGTTGTCTTTTCACGCTCCAAAACACTGGAATGCCGCTAAATTATTTCATTATCTAGCCCCCAAACTCGCCCCGCATATTGTCTTAAAAAAACTAGAAGAAAAAAACTTCCATGCGCGTTTTGACGCTCAAAAAAGAGCGTATCGTTACCTTTTGACGAAGAATTTAAAAACGCCTTTTTTAGCGCCCTATATCGCTTGTGGGGATTATGGCTCACTAGATTCATTAAACACCGCTTTAAAGCAATTTATAGGTAAGCATGATTTTTCCATGTTTAAAAAAGAAGGCGGCGCTGCAACCAATCCTAATCGCATCATTTTTAACGCTTTGGCTTATAAAACCTTTATCATGGGGCATGAGTGCGTGGTGTTTAAAATCATTGGCGATGCGTTTTTACGCTCCAGCGTGCGTTTGATCATTCAAGCATGCGTTCAATATTCCTTAGAAAAAATCGCACTCGCTGAAATTCAAGCGCAAATCCATAACATTAAAGCCACCATAAGAACGCCCATAATGGCTAATGGCTTGTATTTGCACAGGGTGTATTATTGA
- a CDS encoding LptF/LptG family permease — protein MVKHYLFMAVSQVFFSFFLVLFFISSIVLLISIASVTLVIKVSFLDLVQLFLYSLPGTIFFILPITFFAACALGLSRLSYDHELLVFFSLGVSPKKMTKAFVPLSLLVSAILLAFSLILIPTSKSAYYGFLRQKKDKIDINIRAGEFGQKLGDWLVYVDKAENNSYDNLVLFSNKSLSQESFILAQKGNINNQNGVFELNLYNGHAYFTQGDKMRKVDFEELHLRNKLKSFNSNDAAYLQGTDYLGYWKRAFGKNANKNQKRRFSQAILVSLFPLASVFLIPLFGIANPRFKTNWSYFYVLGAVGVYFLMVHVISTDLFLMTFFFPFIWAFASYLLFRKFILKRY, from the coding sequence ATGGTTAAACACTATCTTTTCATGGCGGTTTCGCAGGTCTTTTTCTCCTTCTTTTTAGTGCTGTTTTTTATCTCTTCCATTGTGCTATTAATCAGTATTGCAAGCGTAACGCTCGTGATTAAAGTGAGCTTTTTGGATCTGGTGCAACTCTTTTTGTATTCCTTGCCAGGAACCATTTTTTTTATTTTGCCGATCACTTTTTTTGCGGCTTGCGCTTTAGGGCTTTCAAGACTTAGCTATGACCATGAATTGTTGGTGTTTTTCTCTTTAGGGGTTTCGCCTAAAAAAATGACTAAAGCGTTTGTGCCTTTAAGTTTGTTAGTGAGCGCGATTTTATTAGCGTTTTCCCTCATTTTAATCCCCACTTCTAAGAGCGCTTATTACGGGTTTTTGCGTCAAAAAAAGGACAAGATTGACATTAACATCAGAGCGGGTGAATTCGGGCAAAAATTAGGCGATTGGCTCGTGTATGTGGATAAGGCTGAGAACAATTCCTATGATAATTTGGTGCTTTTTTCTAATAAAAGCCTCTCTCAAGAAAGCTTTATTCTAGCTCAAAAAGGCAATATCAACAATCAAAACGGCGTGTTTGAATTGAATTTGTATAACGGGCATGCGTATTTCACTCAAGGCGATAAAATGCGTAAGGTTGATTTTGAAGAATTGCATTTACGCAACAAGCTCAAGTCTTTCAATTCTAATGATGCGGCTTATTTGCAAGGCACGGATTATTTGGGCTATTGGAAAAGGGCTTTTGGTAAAAACGCTAATAAAAATCAAAAACGGCGTTTTTCTCAAGCGATTTTAGTTTCCTTATTCCCTTTAGCGAGCGTGTTTTTAATCCCCTTATTTGGCATCGCCAACCCGCGATTCAAAACGAATTGGAGTTATTTTTATGTCCTTGGAGCGGTTGGGGTTTATTTTTTAATGGTGCATGTGATTTCTACGGATTTGTTTTTGATGACCTTTTTCTTCCCCTTTATTTGGGCGTTTGCCTCTTATTTGTTGTTTAGAAAATTCATTTTAAAGCGTTATTAA
- the pcm gene encoding protein-L-isoaspartate O-methyltransferase, translated as MNSIKNHLMCEEIHKRFNLHPKVRKAMESIEREVFVPAPFKHFAYTLNALSMQAQQYISSPLTVAKMTQYLEIDHVDSVLEIGCGSGYQAAVLSQIFRRVFSIERIESLYIEARLRLKTLGLDNVHVKFADGNKGWERYAPYDRILFSACAKNIPQALIDQLEEGGILVAPIQENNEQVIKRFVKQNNALRVQKVLEKCLFVPVVDGVQ; from the coding sequence TTGAATAGTATCAAAAACCATTTGATGTGTGAAGAAATCCATAAGCGTTTCAATTTACACCCCAAAGTGAGAAAAGCTATGGAGAGCATTGAAAGGGAGGTTTTTGTGCCAGCCCCCTTCAAGCATTTTGCCTACACTTTAAACGCGCTTTCTATGCAAGCACAACAATACATTTCTTCGCCCCTAACCGTGGCCAAAATGACGCAATATTTAGAAATCGATCATGTGGACAGCGTGCTAGAAATTGGCTGCGGGAGCGGCTATCAAGCGGCGGTGCTGTCTCAAATTTTCAGGCGCGTTTTCAGCATTGAAAGGATTGAAAGCCTGTATATAGAAGCGCGTTTGCGCCTTAAAACTCTCGGTTTAGACAACGTTCATGTCAAATTCGCTGATGGGAATAAGGGCTGGGAGCGATACGCCCCCTATGATAGGATTTTATTCTCTGCTTGCGCTAAAAATATCCCCCAAGCGCTTATTGATCAGCTTGAAGAAGGCGGGATATTAGTTGCGCCCATTCAAGAAAACAACGAGCAAGTGATCAAACGATTTGTGAAACAAAATAACGCCTTGCGCGTCCAAAAAGTGTTAGAAAAATGCTTGTTTGTGCCTGTTGTAGATGGGGTGCAATAA